Within the Paracoccus everestensis genome, the region TGGTCCGCGGGTTCCAGGCCACGACCTATCGCGATGGGCTGACCCTGGGATCCATGCGCAGCGTGCGCGAGGAACCCTATGCTTTCGAGCGGACCGAGGTGATCCGCGGCGGCAACTCGACGCTGTTCGGCACATCCGATCCAGGCGGCACGATCAATTTCGTGACCAAGCAGCCGCGCTTCGAGCGGTTCGGAGAGGTGTATGGATCCGTGGGATCGCCGCGCAATGCGGAATACGGGTTCGACGCGGGGGACGTGCTGAACGCGGAAGGGACGCTGGCCTATCGCGTGACGGGCAAGGTGCAGGACGGCGAACGGGACTATGACCATTCGCGGAACGACAGCCGCTTCCTGATGGGCGGCCTGTCCTGGCAGCCCAGCACCGCCACGACGCTGAGCGTGATCGCTGATTACCTCAAGCGCGAGAACACCCCCAACAGCGGCGGCTATCCGCTGGACCGCGAATACGACCGCGACCTGTTCTTCGGCGAGCCTGACTTCAACTATCAGAACGTCGAGCGCGCCAGCATCACTGGCCTGTTCGAACATGACTTTGACAATGGCCTGAACCTGCGCGCGAACCTGCGCTATAGCGATCTGAAAAGCGACTTTGGCTATGTCTATCTGTCCGACAGCCCGGCACGGACAGGCACGGTCGTGGACCGCTGGTATTTCGGCGGCGACAACACTGCCGAGGAACTGATCGGCAACGTCATTCTGCAATATGACCGCAGCTTTGACCGTTTCGACAGCAGCACCGTGGCCGGACTGGAATTCCGGGACGCGTCGACCACCAGCGCGCCGTTCTTCGGGGCCTATACCCCGATCGACATCGCAAATCCGGTCTATTCGGGTGCGCCGGGCAGTCTGGCAGCGCCTTACGAATTGCGAGACAACGATTACAGCACGCAATCGCTGTTCTTGCAGCAGAACCTGTCCTTCGACGACCGCTTCATCGCGACAGTCGGTCTGCGCCACGACTGGCTGGACATCGAGGAAACGCTGAACGGCGTGAACGCCAGCGACGAATTCTCGGAAACCTCGATCCGTGGCGCGCTGACTTACAAGATCAACAGCGAGATCTCGACCTATGCCAGCTATGTCGAATCCGTGGCCCCTCCGGGCATCGGCGTCGAACCGGAACGGGGCGAGCAATACGAATTGGGCATTAAGTATCAGCCGCTTGGAACGAATGCGCTGTTCTCGGCCTCGGTCTATGACCTGCGCAAGAACAACGTCACCGTGGCTGTGGTCCAGCCAGACGGCAACATCACGCGCGAACTGGTAGGCGAACAGCGCGTGCGCGGGATAGACCTGGAAGGCAAGGCGGAAGTGGCAAACAACCTGGACGTGATCGCGTCCTATTCCTACATGAAATCAGAAGTGCTGCGGTCGGACCCAATCCGGGGCGCGGATGTGGAAGGAAACGAGTTTTCCGAGGTGCCGAACCACATGGCATCCCTGTGGGTGAACTATACCCTGCCGGGCACCGAAACCCGCGGCGACATGACCTTCGGCCTGGGCGCGCGCTACATCGGGTCGTATTACTTCGCGATCTCGAACGCCACGGGCAAGGCCGATGCGTCGACCACGCTGGATGCGGCCTTCAGCTACCAGGTGCAGGACAATACCAGCCTGGCCGTCAATGTCAGCAACCTGCTGGACGACCAGCACGTCGTCGGGCGTGGCACGGCGGATTACTACAACCCCGGCCGCGAGATTTCCGCGACCCTGCGCCACCGCTTCTAAGGCCCCTTACCTCGGCGCCTGCATCCGCCGCCACGCGGCGGGTGTTTCGCCCGCGACCTGCCGAAAGGCGCGTGTCAGGTGCGCCTGGTCCGAAAACCCCAGTTGCGCCGCGACATCGGCCACGGTCAGGTCGCTTTGCGCCAGCAGGTGTTGGGCAAGGGCGATCCGCTGGCCCAACTGCCATTGCAGGGGTGTCTGCCCGGTGGTCTGCTTGAAGACCGCCGCGAACCAGCTTTCCGACAGACCGACGGTCGCGGCCATCTCTGCCACGGTCATGCGGCGGTCCTGCCGGTCCTTCAGCGCCGCCGCCAGCTTGCGCATCTGCGCAGGCGCCAGCCCGCCCGAGGCGCGGTCATGGCGTTCGGCGGGGATCTCCAGCAGACCCGTGGCGATGCTGCCCACCAGGCTTTCGGCAAATACCGGATGGCGGCTGGGCTGCGACACCTCGTCAACCAGCAGCCGGACCAGGGTCGCCAGGGCGGGCACGTCCTGGGTTTCGACCGGGCGGCGCAGGACGGACAGCGCATCCGATGCGCCAATGGAGGGGCCCAGGAAGCGCAGCAGCCGGTCGCGGTGGATATGCAAATCCAGATGCGAAAAGCGATGCGCGGCGGTGAAGCTGGACCAGATCGGCACGCCCGCCGGGACATACAGGGCGCGCATCATCGGTCGGGCATGGGCCGCCACCCCGGCATCGCAGTTCGACATCAGGATATGGGACGACACGTCATTCAGGAAGAACACGATGCGCGGGTCGGGCGATAGGTAATATCCCCTTGCGCCCGCCGCGCCCTCGGCCTGCCAATAAACGCCGACCATGCCGTCCAGGCCCCGCCAGCGGACCGGAACCGTGGGCCGGATGCCCTGGGTGCAGCAGGTCATGGTATGGCGATAGCCCATCTATCCGTTTTCGTATTGTTGACTGAATTTGTTCAGTATATGAAAATTGCAATTATGGAAAGGGGCGCGCCATGTCGCATCTGCGCAACCACCGGAATTCCGGCATCATTCCCATGGCCTCGGGCGCGGCTGCGGCGGCCTTGAAGGCCCGCGCCGCCGCCTGGGACGTGCCGCTTGTGGAAACTGCCGAGGCGCTGAGCCTGTTTGTCTGGGGCTGCGAATTGCGCCTGGTGCCGGGCGGCAATGATGTCCGCATCGAACTGGCCGCCCCCGAGGCCCGGCTGATCGGCAGCCTGCAGGACAGCGCGACCGAACTCTTTGCCGAAGCGGGGCTTGAGGTCCGCTGGGACCGTGTCGATGCGGGCGCCCTGGCGCCGGGCCTGTCGCTGATGCGCGTCCTGTCGGTAACGCAGCAGTCCCCGGGCTTTGTCCGGGTCCGCCTGACAGGACCGGATGCGGCGCGATATGGCCGGCCGGCGCGGATGCGCTGCACCGGCCGGTCTATACCGTGGCAGACCAAGGGAACGACTGGCTGGATTTCGACATCTTCCGCCATGCCGGCAGCCCGACCTGCGACTGGGCGCTGTCCGGCCCGCAAGGCAGCACGGTCGGCATCATCGGGCCCGGCGGCGGATGGTGCCCGGACGCGGAACGCCTGCACCTGTTCGGCGATGAAACCGCGCTGCCGGCCATGACCCGGATGCTGGATCTGGCCCCGGGCGAGGTCACGGCCCATATCCGGACCGCTTGCCACGACCTGGGACCGTTGGCTGACGACCCGCGCGTCGCGCGCTGCGACGATCTGCTGGCGGCCTTGGCCGGGGCCGACTTGGGTTCAGGCAGCTTTGTCTGGTTCGCGGCCGAGGCGGCGCAGGCACGCCAGGCCCGCAAGCACCTGATCGAACGCGGCATCGACCGCAAGGATTTCCTGTCCGCCGCCTATTGGGGCTAAGCCGCCAGCCGGGCATAGATCCCGCCCTGGGCGATCAGGTCCGCATGGCTGCCGATTTCCGCGATGCGGCCCCCGTTCATCACCACGATGCGGTCGGCATTGCGGATCGTGCCCAGCCGGTGCGCGATGACCAGAGTCGTGCGCCCCACCGCAAGCGCATCAAGGGCCTGCTGGATCTCGCGTTCGGTCTGGCTGTCGAGCGCGCTTGTCGCCTCGTCCAGGATCAGGATGGGGGGGTTCTTCAGAAAGGCGCGCGCAATGGCCACGCGTTGTTTCTGCCCGCCCGACAGCATCACGCCGCGTTCGCCCACGACCGTGTCCAGCCCGTCGGGCAGCGATTCGATCATCGTTGTCAGTTGCGCCTGGGCTGCAGCCTGGCGCACGTCGTCGTCGGTCGCGCCAAGCCGGCCATAGGCGATGTTCTCGCGCAGGGTGCCGCCGAACAGGAACACGTCCTGGCTGACCAGCCCGATCTGGCGGCGCAGGCTGTTCAGCCGCAGGGCGGACAGCGCCAGCCCGTCCACGGTGATCCGGCCCCGCGTGGGTTCGTAAAATCGCGGCAGCAGCGCCAGAAGCGTGGTCTTGCCCGCGCCCGACGGGCCGACAAAGGCCACCGTTTCCCCGGCACGCACGTCCAGGTCGATGCCGTCCAGGATCGTGCGGCCTTCGTCATAGGCAAAGCCCACGCCCTCGAAGCGGATATCGCCGCGAAGGGCCGGCGCCTCGACGGCGTCCGGCGCATCGGTGATTTCGGGATCCGTCGCCAGCAGTTCCTGATACCGGCGAAACCCCGCGATGCCGCGCGGATAGGTTTCGATCACGGCGGCGATCTTTTCCAGGGGACGGTAAAAGACACCGACCAGCAGAAGGAAACCCACAAAGCCGCCGGTGGTCAGTTCGCCCGACAGCACGAAGCCCGCGCCCATCACCATCACGATGACCTGCACCAGCCGCAGGCCCATGTATTGCAGGGCGTTCGACGTAGCCATCACGCGATAGGCGTCCAGCTTGGCCTGGCGATAGCGGGCGTTGTCGGCGGCGAACAGGTGGTTCTCGTGCGCCTCGTTGCCGAAGGCCTGGACGACGCGGACGCCGCCCAGGGCTTCCTCCAGCCGGACGTTGAAATCGCCCACGCGGGAATAGATGGCCCGCCAGGTCTGCGTCATCCGCCCGCCATAGACGATCACCAGGGCCAGCATCGCGGGCACGATCAGCGCCACGATCACCGCAAGCTGCGGGTTGATCCAGAACATCAGCGCGAAAGCCCCGACAAAGGTCATCAGCGCGATAAAGGCATCCTCGGGCCCGTGATGGGCAACCTCGCCGATTTCTTCCAGGTCGCGGGTCACGCGCGCGATCAGCTTGCCGGTGCGGGCGCGGTCGTACCACCGCCAGGACAGGCGCGTCAGGTGGTCGAAGGCGCGGGCGCGCATTTCCGTCTCGATGTTGATGCCCAGCTTGTGGCCCCAATAGATCACCACCGTCAGCAGGCCCGCATTGGCCGCATACAAGGCCAGCAGGCCCACGGCGGCTGCCACGGTCAGCGTCCAGTTGCCCTGTGGCAGCAGGTGGTCGATAAAGGCGGTCACGGCCAGCGGAAAGGCCAGTTCCAGAAGGCCCGACAGCACCGCGCAGCCGAAATCCAGCCAGAACAGTCCCATGAATGGCCGGTAATAGGAAAAGAACTGGCGCAGCATGGAGCGATTCCTTCAGGCGGGTCTTGCCCGGACGCGGCGGCGGCTTGTCATGCCCGGCGCCCGGGCGTCGATCCGCCTCTTGCCACAATGGCCCGCCAAGCGCCAGAACTCGGCCTCAGGCGAAGTCCTCGGGCAGCGCCCGCGGCCTGGGACCGCCGGTCGCCCAGTCCAGCAGTTCCGCCGTATGGACAACCGGAACCCCCGTGCCCGATCCGATCTGCATCATGCAGCCGATGTTGCCCGCGCTGATGACCTGGGGACGAGTGGCCTCCAGGGTGGCGACCTTGCGGGCCTTGAGTTCGGCCGAGATCGCGGGCTGCATCAGGTTATAGGTGCCGGCCGATCCGCAGCAGATATGGCTGTCCCTGGGTTCCAGCACGGCAAAGCCCGCATCCGCCAGCAACTCCTTGGGCGTGGCCTTGATCCCCTGGCCGTGCTGCAACGAACAGGCGGCGTGATAGCCGACCCGCAGGGGCGGGGCATGGGTGGCGTCCTGCAGCCCCAGGTCGGCCATGACCTCGGTGATGTCCCGGGCCAGGGCTGCCACGCGGGCGGCGTCGGCTTCCAGCGGGTCGCCTGCGAACATATGGCCGTAATCCTTGACCGTGGTCCCGCAGCCCGAGGTGTTGATGACCACCGCGTCCAGGCCGTCGCCGTCGATTTCCGCCTTCAGCGCGCGGATATTGGCCGCGGCAAAGGCATGGCTTTCGGTTGTGCGGCCCATGTGGTGGGTCAGCGCGCCGCAGCAGCCGAGGCCCTTCGGGATCACCACCTCACAGCCATGGCGGCGCAGCAGGCGGATGGTGGCGTCGTTGATGTCGGTGTTCAGCGCCCTTTGCGCGCAGCCCACCAGCAGCGCCACGCGCTTGCGGCGCGTGCCTTGGGCCGAAAAGACCTGCGGGCGGTCGTTCAGGCTGGGCCGCGGGATGTCGCGCGGCGCCATGTCCAGCATCGCCCGCAGCCGGGGGTCTGGCATCAGGCGCCGGAACGGGCGGCCCAGTTTCGCGCCACGCAGCGCCAGCCGGAATCGGCCGGGATAGGGCAGGATCTTCGCCAGCATCCACCGCAGCAGCCGGTCGGGCAGGGGGCGGCGATAGTTTTCCTCGATATAGTCCCGTGCGTGATCGACCAGGTGCATATAATGGACACCCGACGGGCAGGTGGTCATGCAGGACAGGCAGGACAGGCAGCGGTCGATGTGCTGGACGGTCTTCGGATCCGGCACGCGGCTGTTTTCCAGCATGTCCTTGATCAGGTAGATCCGTCCGCGCGGGCTGTCCAGTTCGTCGCCCAGAACCTTGTAGGTGGGGCAGGTGGCGGTGCAGAAGCCGCAATGGACGCAGGTGCGCAGGATGTCATTGCTGCGCGCGGTCAGCGGGTCGGCCAATTGCTGGGCTGTAAAGGTTGTCTGCATGTCACGCGTCCATCAGGCCAGGGTTGAGGATGCCCGCCGGATCAAAGGTCCGCCGCAGCCCGTCTTGCAGGCGCGCAACCGCGGCTGGCAAAGGTGGAAAGGCCGGGCCTTGGACGCCTGCGCGGCGGATCAGGGTGGCATGGGGCGCAAGGCCGCGCGGATTGCCGGGACCGCGATACCAGATCAGCCCGCCCCCCCAGTCCAACGAGCAGTCGCCCCCAATTGCCCGCAGCCCGGTGCAGATGCCGGGCGCATCGGTGGGCTTGCACAGGATCCGCCACAATGGCCCGCCGGTCGCGAAATGCGCCGCGTCGCGGATGTCGTCCCAGGGCGCGTCGTCCACCACCTCGGGGCGGTGTTCCGCCAGCAGCGCCAGCAGCCGGTCCCGGCGATAGGCCAGCTGGCCTTCTAATCCTTCGAGGCGCAAAAAGGCCGTGCCGCCGACATGAACGGCGCCGGAAACCTCGAACGGGGTGGACAGCGCCGTCGTGAAGATGCGCAGGGCGGTGGTTTCGGTCACGCCGGGAAAGGCCAGCGTGGTGCGTGCAGGCAGCAGGGGCAGGGTCTTCAGCACGACCTCGGTCAGGACGGCCAGCGTGCCATGCGATCCGGCCAGCAGCTTGGACAGATCCAGGCCGGTGACGTTCTTCATCACCCGCCCGCCGTTTTTCAGAAAGCGGCCGCGCCCATCGACAAAACGCACCCCAAGAAGGTGGTCGCGGCAGGCCCCGGCCAGCAACCGGCGCGGGCCGCTGGCATTGGCGGCGACCATTCCGCCCAGGGTGGGCGTGCCGTTCCGGCCCAGGATGCGGCCCGGATCGGGCGGATCAAAGGCCAGCGCCTGTCCTTCGGCAGCCAGCATGGCCCGGACCTCGGGCAGGGGGGTGCCGGGACGGGCGATCAGGGTCATTTCGGCGGGGGAATAGGTCACGACGCCGGACAGGCGCGCCAAGGACAAGGGTTCGCCGGGACCGGGGTTTTCGACCCGCGTGCCGCCACCCGCGATGCGCAGGGGGGTGCGGCGGGCATGGCTGTCGGCCAAGATCTCCGAAACTTCGGCCTCGGTGGTGGGGGCAAGATCCAGGGCAATGCTCATTCCGCAGCCCTCGCCCGGTGGGTGGCGCTTGCGTCCAGCGGAAAGACCTTGGCCGGGTTCAGCAGCCAGTCGGGATCGAACACGTCCTTGACCTGCATCTGGATCGTCAGGTCATCGGGCGCATATTGATCGCCCATCAGGTCGCGCTTTTCCACGCCCACGCCATGTTCGCCGGTCAGGCAGCCGCCCACCTGAACGCACAGGCGCAGGATGTCGGCGCCAAAGGCCTCGGCCCGGGCCAGATCGCCGGGGGTGTTGGCGTCGAACAGGATCAGCGGGTGCATATTGCCATCGCCCGCGTGAAAGACATTGGCGACCTCCAGCCCGTGTTGGCGCGACAGTTCCCCGATCCGGCGCAATGTATAGGGCAGTTGGCCCACCGGCACCGTACCGTCGAGGCAGATGTAATCGCCCAAGCGCCCCATGGCGCCAAAGGCCGACTTGCGGCCCTTCCAGATCGCCAGCGCCTCGTCCGCGTTGCGGCTTTCGCGGAACTCGACCGGGTTCAGCGCGTCCGCGATGGCGCGGATGCGGGCGATCTGGTCGTCGATCTCGGCGCGCGATCCCTCGACCTCGACGATCAGGACAGCGGGACAGTCGGGGTATCCGGCCTTGGCGAATGCCTCGACCGCGCGCAGGCAGGGTTCGTCCATGTATTCGATGGCGACCGGCAGCACGCCCGACCGGATGATGTTGGCCACACATTCGCCCGCAACCTCGGGGGAACCAAACCCGATCAGCACCGGCCGCGCGCCTTCGGGGCGGGGCAGGATGCGCAAGGTGGCCTCGGTAACGACGCCAAGCTGGCCTTCGGATCCGCAAAGGATACCCAGCAGATCCAAGCCCGCCGGTCCCATCTCTGGCCCGCCCAGTTCCACGACCTCTCCGGTCGTCAGCACAACGGTCGCGCCCAGCAGGTTGTTGGTTGTCACCCCGTATTTCAGGCAATGCGCCCCGCCCGAGTTCATGGCAATGTTGCCGGCGATGGTGCAGGCAAGCTGCGACGAGGGGTCGGGCGCATAAAAGAAGCCCAGGGGTTCCAGTTCGGCGCTGACCGACAGGTTGGTCACGCCCGTCTGTACCCGGACATATCGGTTGTCGGTGTCGATCTCCAGCACCTCGCGCAGGCGCATGGTGCCCAGGATCACGCAATCGGCCGTGGGCAGCGCGCCCCCCGCCAGCGATGTCCCGGCACCGCGCGGCACCACCGGCACGCCCATGCCGCCGCAGACACCCATCACCGCCGCGACCTCGGCCGTCGTGCGGGGCAGGACCACGGCCAGCGGCGGGCAGCGATAGGCGGTCAGCGCGTCGCATTCATAGGCGCGGGTTTCCTGGGGATCGTCGATCACCGCATCGGCCGGCAACACCGCGCGCAACGCTGCCACGATCTGCGGGCCACGGGCAATGATGCGCTGATCGGGCGCTGGCATGGCGATGGACATGGCTTTGCCTTTCTGTTCCCCATGCTGTGGTAAAATAATTTGACCAAGCCTGTCAATTGCGATGGAATGGGCGCGACAACAAGGGTCCGCACCATGACCGAACTGACCATCCGCCCCCAACGCGCGGCCGAGGCCGTGGCCCGCCATATCGAGACGCTGATCCTGGAAGGATCCCTGACCCCGGACGAGGCGTTGTTGCCCGAACGCGATCTGGCGCTGCGGCTGAATGTGTCGCGGCCCACGCTGCGCGACGGCTTGAAGCTGTTGCAGGATCGCGGGCTGCTGGTGGGGGAAAGGGGACGCGGATTGCGGGTCGCGGCCCTGGGCCGGGTCGCCATCACCGATCCGCTGGTCGCGCTTCTGGCCGACCACCCCGAGGTCGAGGATGATTACCTGGATTTCCGCGAGGTGGTGGAAAGCCACGCGGCAGGGCTGGCCGCCGCCCGCGCCACCCCCCTGGACCGTGATCGCATCACCGCCGCCCTGGACGCGATCGAGGCCGCCCATGCCGCAGCCATCCCGGAAAACGAGGCCGAGGCCGATGCCGCCCTGCACCAGGCGATCTATGAGGCGAGCCACAACCTGGTCCTGCTTCAGATCATGCGGGCCTTGTCCGGCAGCCTGCGCAGCAACGTGGCGGCTAACCGGGGGCGGATGTTCACCCTGCCGCAGGTCCGCGACCATCTGCGAAGCCAGCATCGTGCCATCGCGGCCGCGATCCTGGATGGCGATTCCCAGGGCGCGGGGGCTGCAGCCCATGCCCATCTGGCCTATGTCCGCCAGGCTGCCCGCGACATCGCCCAGGCACAGGCCCATGGGGAAACCGCCCGCCGCCGTCACTCAAGCGGCGGCCTGGGCCAGCGGCGATGAATCCTGCAGCCGATCCCATGCGGATGCTGTCGGATGGCGAACTGACCGTAACCCGGCGGCCGGGAATCGGCGGGCCGAACGCCCGATACTGCCTGAGCCTGGACGGCCCGCCAGGGGCACATGCCCTTGCCTGCGACACGGACGGCGTCGATGGCGCGGCCGAGATGGCGGGGGCAGTGATCTGTCCCGGAATCCTGTCGGGCATCCCGGCCGGACGAGCAGAACAAGCCCTGGACGACAACGATGCCCACGGCTTTTTGGCCCCGCTGAATCTGCAGGTTGTAACCGACCCAGTCCTGACAAAAGTCAACAATTTCAGGGCAATCCTGATTTCCCGGCGCCAATCCGGCACCGATTTTCCTTTGGATTGCGATTTGTTAGGCGGAATGTCGGCTGGTTGACACTCTGGCTGGGACAAAAGGTCTATTTGTCATAAGGCGCAGTCGTGGTGCGCTGCAAATTCTGGGTTGAGTGCGAGTTTCAGGCTATCCCGTCGCATCGCAGGATGCGGTGCCCTTGCGGGCCGGGATAGCCATTTTCCTGTTTGATTGATATCGTTTTGTGGTTCACGGGCGGTCAGCCCATTTGTCGATGGACCCGATTTCGATGATCGACCCGGATGATTTTGCCCATCTGTTCCAAGCCCCGATCCTGACAGGGCTGACGCGCAATCAGAAACACGCGCTTCTTTCGGCCTGCACCTCTCGCCTGCTGAAACCCTCGACCTATGTCCTGCGCCAGGGCGAGACGACGCAGGGCAGCTATTTCATCGCCTCGGGCCGGGTCGAGGTTTGTTATGTGGACAGTTCAGGCAACCAGGTGATCGTCCACATCGCCACCCCGGGCGAGATGCTGGGCGAGGTCGAGGCCCTGTCGGGCCGCCCTTGCGCGGCCAGTTGCCAGACCCTGACGGACGCGACGGTGCTGTTCTGCCCTGCCAAGGCGCTTTACACCCATGTCCCCCCGCAGATCCTGATCCCGAACCTGTGCACCTTGCTGCATGACCGGCTGATGCGCGAAAACCGCAACAGGACGGCGGATCATTATTACAGCGCCGACCAGCGGATCCGGCTGTACCTGCGCGACCTGACCAGCGAAGCCGAGGACTCCGTTCGAATCAGCCAGTCGCAACTGGGCGTCGTGATCGGCTGTTCGCGACAGACGGTGAACAAGATGCTGGGCGAATTGCGTGACGAGGGCGTTATTGAACTGGGGCGCAACGCGGTCCGGGTGCTGGACCGCGCCCGGCTGGCCGATGGCGCCCCGGTGATCGAATGATCAGCGCAGATCGGCGATGACGCGGCCATCGTTGGGCAGGGTGCCGGGGGCCACCACCTCGACTGATCCTTTCAAGCGGGTAATCTCGGCCAGTTTGTCGGCCAGGGTTGCGGCCAGGGTGCTGTCGGAATGCTCGGCCAGCAGATGCATCTGGTCCTGTTCGCCCGCACGGCTGATTTCCAGCCGCAGGCGTTGGCAGCCCGGAACGGCCCGCCCGATGGCCGCGATCTGTTCGGGGCGCACGAACATTCCCTTGACCTTGGCCGCCTGATCCGCACGGCCCATCCAGCCCTTGATGCGGCGCGCGCCCGTGCCGCCCGCGATGATCGCCGACATATCGCCCGTGGCAAAGCGCAGCAGCGGGTAATCGGCCTCCAGGCGCGTCACCACGATCTCGCCCACCTCTCCGTCCGGCACCGGATCGCCCGTGCCGGGGCGGACGATTTCCACGATGACCCCGTCGTTCAGCACCATGCCCGGCCCGCCATCCTCGAAGGCGACGATGCCCAGGTCGGCGGTGCCATAGCACTGGCTGACCGCCATCCCGCGCCCCGACAGTTCGGCGCGCAAGGAATCGGGCAGGGCCGCCCCCGTGACCATGCCCACCTGAAGGCAGGAACGGTCCACGCCGGTTTCGTCGGCCTTGTCCAGGATGATCTTGAGGAAATCCGGAACGCCCACATAGACGCGCGGGCGATACTGGGCGATGGCCGTCATCTGGTCGGCGGTGTTGCCCGGCCCGGCCGGGATGACGGGGCAGCCCAGGGCTTCGGCCCCTGCCTCGAAGATGAACGCGGCGGGCGTCAGGTGATAGGAGAAGGTGTTGAGGATCACGTCACCCCCCTGCACCCCGGCGGCGGTCAGGGCGGCAGCCGATCCCCACCAGTCCCGCCCGCGCCCCTCGGGGTCGAAGATCGGCCCGGGCGATACGAACAGGCGGCGAAGTCCGCTGACGGGGTTGCCGTTGAGACCGCCAAAGGGCGCCCCCTTGGCCTGCAAGTCCAGCAGGTCCGACTTGCGCAGCACCGGCAGGCGCGCCAGATCGGTCAGGCTCTCCAAGGGCGCATCGGGCAGGTCGGCCCAATGGGATTGCGTCGCACGCATCCGCGCCAGTTGCGCGTTCAGGCGGTCAAGCGTGTCCTGCCCGCGCGTGTCGCGGGCGTGGTCAGGATCGGCGGTCATGGGATGCCCTCAAGCCAGCCAGCGCTTGCGCCGGCGATAGTGTTTGACGTTGCGGTAATCGGTATGTTCCGCCCCGCCCAGATAAAAATCCTGCACGTCGGGGTTCGATTTCAGAACCTCGGCCGCGCCCGACATGACGACCTGCCCTTGTTCGATCAGATAGGCGCGGCTGACGATGTCCAGCGTCGCCGCGGCGTTCTGTTCGACCAGCAGCACAGACATGCCCTGTTCGGCGTTGATCGTGCCGATGATGCCGAAGATTTCCTGCACCAGCAGCGGCGACAAGCCCAGGGACGGCTCGTCCAGCATGATCAGCTTGGGTTCGGTCATCAGCGCCCGGCCGATGGCCAGCATCTGCTGTTCGCCGCCCGACAGATAGCCTGCCTTGGACTTGATGCGTTCCTTGAGGCGCGGGAAATAAGCATAGACCTGTTCGCGAAGCTCGTTGAAGCGCGCCATGCTGCGCCCGCGATAGGCGGCAACCAGGTTTTCGTCCGGGGTCAGGTGGCCGAAGATGCGCCGGCCTTCCAGAACATGAACCAGCCCGCCCGCCACGCGTTCGGGCGCGCCCATGTTCAGAATGGACCGATCGCCCCAGCGGATTTCGCCCCGGGTGACCAGCCCGCGCTCGGGGCCAAGCAGCCCCGAGATGGATTTCAGCGTCGTCGATTTGCCCGCGCCGTTCGATCCCAGAAGGGCGACCATC harbors:
- a CDS encoding phenylacetate--CoA ligase family protein, whose protein sequence is MTADPDHARDTRGQDTLDRLNAQLARMRATQSHWADLPDAPLESLTDLARLPVLRKSDLLDLQAKGAPFGGLNGNPVSGLRRLFVSPGPIFDPEGRGRDWWGSAAALTAAGVQGGDVILNTFSYHLTPAAFIFEAGAEALGCPVIPAGPGNTADQMTAIAQYRPRVYVGVPDFLKIILDKADETGVDRSCLQVGMVTGAALPDSLRAELSGRGMAVSQCYGTADLGIVAFEDGGPGMVLNDGVIVEIVRPGTGDPVPDGEVGEIVVTRLEADYPLLRFATGDMSAIIAGGTGARRIKGWMGRADQAAKVKGMFVRPEQIAAIGRAVPGCQRLRLEISRAGEQDQMHLLAEHSDSTLAATLADKLAEITRLKGSVEVVAPGTLPNDGRVIADLR
- a CDS encoding ABC transporter ATP-binding protein; this translates as MPALILENIEVIYDKVFLAIKGVSLEVGEGEMVALLGSNGAGKSTTLKSISGLLGPERGLVTRGEIRWGDRSILNMGAPERVAGGLVHVLEGRRIFGHLTPDENLVAAYRGRSMARFNELREQVYAYFPRLKERIKSKAGYLSGGEQQMLAIGRALMTEPKLIMLDEPSLGLSPLLVQEIFGIIGTINAEQGMSVLLVEQNAAATLDIVSRAYLIEQGQVVMSGAAEVLKSNPDVQDFYLGGAEHTDYRNVKHYRRRKRWLA
- a CDS encoding FAD-linked oxidase C-terminal domain-containing protein, translated to MAMPAPDQRIIARGPQIVAALRAVLPADAVIDDPQETRAYECDALTAYRCPPLAVVLPRTTAEVAAVMGVCGGMGVPVVPRGAGTSLAGGALPTADCVILGTMRLREVLEIDTDNRYVRVQTGVTNLSVSAELEPLGFFYAPDPSSQLACTIAGNIAMNSGGAHCLKYGVTTNNLLGATVVLTTGEVVELGGPEMGPAGLDLLGILCGSEGQLGVVTEATLRILPRPEGARPVLIGFGSPEVAGECVANIIRSGVLPVAIEYMDEPCLRAVEAFAKAGYPDCPAVLIVEVEGSRAEIDDQIARIRAIADALNPVEFRESRNADEALAIWKGRKSAFGAMGRLGDYICLDGTVPVGQLPYTLRRIGELSRQHGLEVANVFHAGDGNMHPLILFDANTPGDLARAEAFGADILRLCVQVGGCLTGEHGVGVEKRDLMGDQYAPDDLTIQMQVKDVFDPDWLLNPAKVFPLDASATHRARAAE
- a CDS encoding Crp/Fnr family transcriptional regulator, with the translated sequence MIDPDDFAHLFQAPILTGLTRNQKHALLSACTSRLLKPSTYVLRQGETTQGSYFIASGRVEVCYVDSSGNQVIVHIATPGEMLGEVEALSGRPCAASCQTLTDATVLFCPAKALYTHVPPQILIPNLCTLLHDRLMRENRNRTADHYYSADQRIRLYLRDLTSEAEDSVRISQSQLGVVIGCSRQTVNKMLGELRDEGVIELGRNAVRVLDRARLADGAPVIE
- a CDS encoding MOFRL family protein codes for the protein MNPAADPMRMLSDGELTVTRRPGIGGPNARYCLSLDGPPGAHALACDTDGVDGAAEMAGAVICPGILSGIPAGRAEQALDDNDAHGFLAPLNLQVVTDPVLTKVNNFRAILISRRQSGTDFPLDCDLLGGMSAG
- a CDS encoding FadR/GntR family transcriptional regulator — translated: MTELTIRPQRAAEAVARHIETLILEGSLTPDEALLPERDLALRLNVSRPTLRDGLKLLQDRGLLVGERGRGLRVAALGRVAITDPLVALLADHPEVEDDYLDFREVVESHAAGLAAARATPLDRDRITAALDAIEAAHAAAIPENEAEADAALHQAIYEASHNLVLLQIMRALSGSLRSNVAANRGRMFTLPQVRDHLRSQHRAIAAAILDGDSQGAGAAAHAHLAYVRQAARDIAQAQAHGETARRRHSSGGLGQRR